The following coding sequences are from one Bradyrhizobium sp. 200 window:
- a CDS encoding ABC transporter permease — MSSFQNIGRMLLPIAVLAAGLGFWELVVRVNDIQPYVLPSPYVVFQTLVGDWPVLSESLGVTLLTTLEGFIAAAVGGVALALLFNQSKWLEYSLFPYAVILQVTPVIAIAPLLLIYLPQQTAVIVCAWIVGFFPVLSNTTLGLNSVDRNLAGLFQLYGASRLQTLRYLKLPAALPYILGGLRIAGGLSLIGAVVAEIAAGTAGAGSGLAFRIAESGYRLNIPRMFAALLLLSVAGIVIYGLLALVSHLVLRRWHESALGKEN; from the coding sequence ATGAGTTCGTTCCAGAATATCGGCCGCATGCTGCTGCCCATCGCCGTGCTGGCGGCGGGCCTTGGCTTCTGGGAACTCGTGGTGCGCGTCAACGACATCCAGCCCTACGTGCTGCCGAGCCCTTATGTCGTGTTTCAGACGCTCGTCGGTGACTGGCCGGTGCTGTCGGAATCGCTCGGCGTCACCCTGCTGACCACGCTGGAAGGCTTCATCGCTGCGGCGGTCGGTGGTGTCGCGCTGGCGCTGTTGTTCAATCAGTCCAAATGGCTGGAATATTCGCTGTTTCCCTATGCTGTCATCCTGCAGGTCACGCCGGTGATCGCAATTGCGCCGCTATTGCTGATCTATCTGCCGCAGCAGACTGCGGTCATCGTCTGCGCCTGGATCGTCGGTTTCTTTCCGGTCCTGTCCAACACCACGCTCGGGCTGAATTCGGTGGACCGCAATCTGGCCGGGCTGTTTCAGCTCTACGGCGCGTCACGGCTGCAGACGCTGCGGTACCTGAAACTGCCGGCGGCGCTGCCGTATATTCTCGGCGGCCTGCGGATCGCGGGCGGCTTGTCGCTGATCGGGGCCGTGGTTGCTGAAATCGCGGCAGGCACCGCGGGCGCCGGCTCCGGCCTTGCCTTCCGGATCGCCGAGTCCGGCTATCGTCTCAACATTCCCCGAATGTTCGCGGCGTTGCTGTTGCTGTCCGTCGCCGGGATTGTCATCTATGGGCTGCTGGCGCTAGTTTCGCATCTGGTACTACGGCGCTGGCATGAGAGCGCGCTTGGAAAGGAAAATTGA
- a CDS encoding 2-hydroxyacid dehydrogenase encodes MAAANTSSEKIDVLIYGPIRPILENGFSDQFVLHMAESRADLERLTPETIAKIRGMAVTYHMVPADAKALSQFPKLEIIASFGVGYDHVDSSYAREHDIVVTNTPDVLTEEVADVAMGLLISTLREFVKADRYLRSGLWHTQNYPLSAGSLRDRKIGIVGMGRIGQAIGRRLEASRVPVSYHSRNPSSAVSYKHYPDLMEMAKDVDTLIVIVPGGASTAKMINADVLKALGPRGVLINVARGSVVDEPALVAALKSGTILAAGLDVFANEPNVPDELKAMQNVVLLPHIGSASVVTRNAMDQLVVDNLKNWFAGKAPLTPVPETPVKGR; translated from the coding sequence ATGGCTGCCGCGAATACTTCGTCCGAAAAGATCGATGTCCTGATCTACGGGCCAATCAGGCCGATTCTGGAAAACGGCTTTTCGGACCAGTTCGTCCTGCATATGGCGGAGAGCCGCGCCGACCTCGAGCGCTTGACGCCCGAAACGATCGCGAAGATCCGCGGCATGGCGGTGACCTATCACATGGTGCCGGCGGACGCGAAGGCGCTGTCGCAATTTCCGAAGCTTGAGATCATCGCGAGCTTCGGCGTCGGCTACGACCACGTCGATTCGTCTTACGCGCGCGAGCACGACATCGTCGTCACCAACACGCCTGACGTGCTGACGGAAGAAGTCGCCGACGTTGCGATGGGCTTGTTGATCTCGACCCTGCGCGAGTTCGTCAAGGCCGACCGCTATCTGCGCTCCGGCCTGTGGCACACGCAGAACTATCCCTTGAGCGCCGGCTCGCTGCGCGACCGCAAGATCGGGATCGTCGGCATGGGCCGCATCGGCCAGGCCATCGGCCGCCGGCTTGAAGCGTCGCGCGTGCCGGTTTCCTATCATTCGCGCAACCCGTCTTCGGCCGTCTCCTACAAGCACTATCCCGACCTGATGGAAATGGCGAAGGACGTGGACACGCTGATCGTGATCGTGCCCGGCGGCGCCTCCACCGCAAAGATGATCAATGCCGACGTGCTGAAGGCGCTCGGCCCGCGCGGCGTCCTGATCAACGTCGCGCGCGGCTCTGTGGTCGACGAGCCGGCGCTGGTCGCGGCGCTGAAATCCGGCACCATTCTCGCGGCAGGCCTCGACGTCTTTGCCAACGAGCCGAACGTGCCGGACGAACTGAAGGCCATGCAAAATGTGGTCTTGTTGCCACATATCGGCTCGGCTTCGGTGGTAACGCGTAACGCCATGGATCAGCTCGTCGTCGATAACCTGAAAAACTGGTTTGCCGGCAAGGCGCCGCTGACGCCCGTGCCGGAAACCCCGGTGAAGGGACGCTGA
- a CDS encoding AprI/Inh family metalloprotease inhibitor, giving the protein MLLGRSGITAAALSALLTLAPQVAAQDASTLKKDMIGQWELATTERSKTCVVTLKGDTTPQGLKLELEPGCAAALPFTKEITAWNIKGLDIVRLQDAAGQPVIDLTEVESGIFEGLRTGEGVYILQNLAAARSLAKSMDQMIGDWSMVRGNGQTVCGLTLTNTEATGDNFQVFLKPKCDPAVAAFAPNQWRLERGQMILMSATGQTWQFEADDNAQWRKVPDTADPLIMMRGQ; this is encoded by the coding sequence ATGTTGCTTGGGCGTTCAGGCATTACCGCGGCAGCGCTGAGCGCGCTGCTTACGCTCGCCCCGCAGGTGGCGGCGCAGGATGCCTCGACGCTGAAGAAGGACATGATCGGGCAGTGGGAGCTTGCCACCACCGAGCGCAGCAAGACCTGCGTCGTCACGCTGAAGGGCGATACGACGCCGCAGGGGCTCAAGCTCGAGCTGGAGCCCGGCTGTGCCGCGGCGCTGCCGTTTACCAAGGAAATCACGGCCTGGAATATCAAGGGGCTGGATATCGTGCGGCTGCAGGATGCCGCAGGCCAGCCGGTGATCGACCTCACCGAAGTCGAGAGCGGCATCTTCGAGGGCTTGCGGACCGGCGAGGGCGTCTACATCCTGCAAAACCTCGCCGCCGCCCGCTCGCTCGCCAAATCGATGGACCAGATGATCGGCGACTGGTCGATGGTCCGCGGCAATGGCCAGACGGTCTGTGGCCTGACGCTGACCAACACGGAAGCCACCGGCGATAATTTCCAGGTGTTCCTGAAGCCGAAATGCGATCCCGCGGTCGCGGCCTTCGCGCCCAACCAGTGGCGGCTGGAGCGTGGGCAGATGATCCTGATGTCGGCGACGGGCCAGACCTGGCAGTTCGAGGCCGACGACAATGCGCAGTGGCGGAAGGTCCCGGATACCGCCGATCCCCTGATCATGATGCGTGGACAATAG
- a CDS encoding YciI family protein, whose product MRFMYIVTSPQPDKGPTPALMEAMGKLADREIKAGRMLDTGGLMPIAMSGAQVRITNGKLGVVDGPFVETKELIGGYAIFELRDMEEAVAAAREFMQLHLEHMPGWEGTCEVRVLATPGVDGACEAGIRAHA is encoded by the coding sequence ATGCGCTTCATGTATATCGTTACCTCGCCCCAGCCCGACAAAGGTCCGACGCCGGCCCTGATGGAGGCGATGGGCAAGCTCGCCGACCGGGAGATCAAGGCCGGCCGCATGCTCGATACCGGCGGGTTGATGCCGATCGCCATGTCGGGCGCACAGGTCAGGATAACGAACGGCAAGCTGGGTGTAGTTGACGGGCCGTTCGTCGAGACCAAGGAACTGATCGGCGGTTACGCGATCTTTGAACTCCGGGACATGGAGGAGGCCGTAGCTGCCGCGAGGGAGTTCATGCAGTTGCACCTCGAACACATGCCGGGCTGGGAAGGCACCTGCGAAGTACGCGTGCTCGCCACGCCAGGCGTGGATGGCGCCTGCGAGGCCGGCATCCGCGCCCACGCCTGA
- a CDS encoding sigma-70 family RNA polymerase sigma factor, whose product MTVADVHRTILAVWRIEQPRLITGLSRMLRDVTLAEDLTQEALVAALEHWPATGVPEKPGAWLMATAKRRALDDLRRRNMLARKHEMLIRDLEQEQQAMPDPDAGLDDDIGDELLRLIFTACHPKLSREARAALALKMICGLTTDEIARAFLQPEATIAQRIMRAKRTLSDSGLAYETPRGAQLSERLASVLEVVYLIFNEGYTAARGDEWLRPQLCNDALRMGRVLTLVAPQEAEAHGLLALMELNASRTAARTDAAGDPILLMDQNRMLWDRLQIRRGLSALARARELGGGHGFYALQAAIVACHASAATPGETDWPRIAALYAQLAALVRSPIIELNRAVAVGMAEGPAVALVIVDGLAREPALRNYHLLGSVRGDLLCKLGRFAEARAAFEAAALAGNKREQQLLKRRAAEAGAAVA is encoded by the coding sequence ATGACGGTCGCCGACGTCCATCGCACCATCCTCGCGGTCTGGCGCATCGAGCAGCCGCGCCTGATCACCGGCCTGTCGCGGATGTTGCGCGATGTGACGCTGGCCGAAGACCTGACGCAGGAAGCCCTGGTGGCGGCGCTCGAACATTGGCCCGCCACCGGCGTTCCGGAAAAGCCGGGCGCATGGCTGATGGCCACCGCCAAACGCCGTGCGCTCGATGATTTGCGCCGCCGCAACATGCTCGCGCGCAAGCACGAGATGCTGATACGCGACCTGGAGCAGGAACAGCAGGCGATGCCCGATCCGGACGCCGGCCTGGACGACGACATCGGCGACGAATTGCTGCGGCTGATCTTCACCGCCTGCCATCCGAAATTGTCGCGGGAGGCCCGCGCGGCGCTGGCGCTGAAGATGATCTGCGGCCTGACCACGGACGAGATCGCGCGCGCCTTCCTGCAGCCGGAAGCGACCATTGCCCAGCGCATCATGCGCGCCAAGCGGACATTGTCGGACTCCGGGCTCGCCTATGAAACCCCGCGCGGCGCGCAGCTTTCGGAACGGCTGGCCTCGGTGCTGGAGGTCGTCTACCTCATCTTCAACGAAGGCTACACGGCCGCCCGCGGCGACGAATGGCTGCGGCCGCAGCTTTGCAACGATGCCCTGCGCATGGGCCGCGTGCTGACACTGGTCGCGCCGCAGGAAGCCGAGGCCCACGGCCTGCTCGCGCTGATGGAGCTGAACGCCTCGCGCACCGCGGCGCGCACCGATGCCGCCGGCGATCCGATCCTCCTGATGGATCAGAATCGAATGCTGTGGGACCGCCTTCAGATCCGCCGCGGGTTGTCGGCGCTGGCGCGGGCCCGCGAACTCGGCGGCGGCCACGGATTCTACGCGCTGCAGGCGGCGATCGTCGCCTGTCACGCCAGCGCCGCTACGCCCGGCGAGACCGATTGGCCGCGCATCGCAGCGCTCTACGCGCAACTCGCGGCACTGGTCCGCTCACCGATCATCGAGCTCAATCGCGCGGTGGCGGTCGGCATGGCGGAAGGTCCGGCGGTGGCGCTTGTTATCGTGGACGGACTGGCGCGCGAGCCTGCGCTGAGGAACTATCATCTGCTGGGAAGCGTCCGGGGCGATCTGCTCTGCAAGCTCGGCCGCTTTGCGGAAGCCCGCGCGGCGTTCGAGGCCGCCGCGCTTGCGGGCAACAAGCGCGAACAGCAATTGTTGAAGCGGCGCGCTGCGGAGGCTGGCGCGGCAGTGGCTTGA
- a CDS encoding metal ABC transporter permease encodes MTLFDTLLQPFQLEFMRYALIISVLVAIPTALLSCFLVLKGWSLMGDAISHAVFPGVVIAYIVGFPYAVGAFAAGMICALATGFLKENSRIKQDTVMGVVFSGMFGLGLVLYVKIQSDVHLDHILFGDMLGVDLRDIVETGIIATVAAGVVIVKWRDLLLHAFDPAQARAIGLPVRLLHYGLLAILSLTIVGALKAVGIILAIAMLIAPGAIAFLITRKFSTMLAIAVIIAVTASFLGVYLSFFIDSAPAPTIVLLMTIIFIAAFVFVTSRTASLQRREAALAAEPNDPGNGRSWM; translated from the coding sequence ATGACGCTCTTCGACACGCTCCTCCAGCCCTTCCAGCTCGAGTTCATGCGCTATGCGCTGATCATCTCGGTGCTGGTCGCGATCCCGACCGCACTTCTCTCCTGCTTCCTCGTCCTCAAGGGCTGGTCGCTGATGGGCGATGCGATCTCGCATGCCGTTTTTCCCGGCGTCGTGATCGCCTACATTGTCGGATTTCCCTATGCAGTCGGCGCGTTCGCAGCCGGCATGATCTGCGCGCTGGCGACCGGCTTCCTCAAGGAGAACAGCCGCATCAAGCAGGACACGGTGATGGGGGTCGTGTTCTCGGGCATGTTCGGGCTGGGGCTCGTGCTCTATGTCAAGATCCAGAGCGACGTACATCTCGATCACATTCTGTTCGGCGACATGCTTGGGGTGGATCTCCGCGACATCGTCGAGACCGGAATTATCGCGACCGTTGCGGCCGGCGTGGTCATCGTCAAATGGCGCGACCTTCTCCTCCACGCGTTCGACCCGGCGCAAGCGAGAGCGATCGGACTGCCGGTCAGGCTCCTGCACTACGGGTTGTTGGCGATCCTTTCCCTGACCATCGTCGGCGCATTGAAGGCCGTCGGCATTATCCTCGCCATTGCGATGCTGATTGCACCGGGGGCCATCGCCTTCCTGATAACACGCAAGTTCAGCACTATGCTGGCGATCGCCGTCATCATCGCAGTGACTGCGTCTTTCCTCGGGGTGTACCTTTCTTTTTTCATCGACAGCGCGCCGGCCCCAACCATCGTGCTGCTGATGACCATCATCTTCATTGCCGCCTTCGTCTTTGTCACGAGCAGGACTGCAAGCCTGCAAAGGCGCGAAGCAGCTCTGGCCGCAGAGCCCAACGACCCCGGAAACGGTCGGTCCTGGATGTGA
- a CDS encoding metal ABC transporter permease, translating to MLNAMWVSALVGGVCAFLSAYLMLKGWSLIGDALSHAIVPGVAGAYMLGLPFSIGAFFSGGLAAAAMLFLNQRTKLKEDAIIGLIFSSFFGLGLFMVSLSPTSVNIQTIVLGNILAITPEDTLQLAIIGFVSFAVLIVKWKDLMVTFFDETHARSIGLNTTVLKLMFFTLLSASTVAALQTVGAFLVICMVVTPGATAYLLTDRFPRLLLISVAIGSTTSFVGAYASYFLDGATGGIIVVLQTLAFLAVFFLAPKHGMLAARRRAIQALDAGS from the coding sequence ATGCTCAATGCCATGTGGGTCTCCGCGCTCGTCGGCGGGGTCTGCGCATTCCTCTCCGCCTATCTGATGTTGAAGGGCTGGTCGCTGATCGGCGACGCGCTTTCGCACGCCATCGTGCCCGGCGTCGCCGGCGCCTACATGCTTGGCCTGCCGTTTTCGATCGGCGCTTTCTTCTCGGGCGGCCTCGCGGCAGCGGCCATGCTTTTCCTCAACCAGCGCACCAAGCTGAAAGAGGACGCCATTATCGGCCTGATCTTTTCTTCCTTTTTCGGCCTCGGACTTTTCATGGTGTCGCTTTCGCCGACTTCGGTGAACATCCAGACCATCGTGCTTGGCAACATCCTGGCGATCACCCCGGAAGACACCCTGCAGCTCGCCATCATTGGCTTCGTCTCGTTCGCTGTTCTCATCGTCAAATGGAAGGATCTGATGGTTACCTTCTTCGACGAGACCCACGCCCGCTCGATCGGGCTCAACACAACCGTTCTCAAGCTCATGTTCTTCACGCTCCTGTCTGCCTCGACGGTTGCGGCGCTGCAGACGGTCGGAGCCTTCCTCGTCATCTGCATGGTGGTGACTCCCGGCGCGACCGCCTATCTGCTGACCGACCGCTTCCCTCGCCTGCTCTTGATCAGTGTTGCGATCGGATCCACGACGAGCTTCGTCGGTGCCTATGCAAGCTATTTCCTGGACGGCGCGACCGGCGGAATCATCGTCGTCCTGCAGACTCTGGCCTTCCTCGCGGTCTTCTTCCTCGCCCCCAAGCATGGCATGCTGGCGGCCCGCCGCCGCGCGATCCAGGCGCTGGATGCAGGCTCATGA
- a CDS encoding manganese/iron ABC transporter ATP-binding protein yields MIDPFLNPASADAGSGLSVRNATVTYRNGHTALRDATFKIPAGTITALVGVNGSGKSTLFKAIMGFVGLAGGEITILGQPVNAALKKNVVAYVPQSEDIDWNFPVLVEDVVMMGRYGHMNMMRLAKATDHEAVAAALARVGMSDFRKRQIGELSGGQKKRVFLARALAQDGRVILLDEPFTGVDVNTEDAIVKLLRSLRDEGRVMLVSTHNLGSVPEFCDRTVLLNRTVLAYGPTVEIFTQANLEKTFGGVLRHFVLNESESGKPRALDVITDDERAVIFQDGKPARHESSSDNGDRG; encoded by the coding sequence ATGATCGATCCGTTCCTCAATCCCGCGTCCGCGGATGCCGGATCCGGCCTTTCCGTTAGAAACGCCACCGTCACCTACCGCAACGGCCACACGGCCTTGCGCGATGCGACGTTCAAAATCCCGGCAGGCACGATCACCGCGCTCGTCGGGGTGAACGGCAGCGGCAAATCCACCCTGTTCAAGGCGATCATGGGATTCGTCGGCCTCGCCGGAGGCGAGATCACGATTCTCGGCCAACCGGTCAATGCCGCACTGAAAAAGAACGTTGTCGCCTATGTGCCGCAGAGCGAGGACATCGACTGGAACTTCCCCGTTCTCGTCGAGGACGTGGTGATGATGGGCCGCTATGGCCACATGAACATGATGCGCCTTGCCAAAGCCACAGATCATGAAGCGGTTGCAGCAGCGCTTGCCCGCGTCGGCATGAGCGATTTCCGCAAGCGCCAGATCGGCGAGCTCTCCGGCGGCCAGAAGAAGCGTGTATTCCTCGCCCGCGCGCTTGCCCAGGACGGGCGAGTGATCCTGCTCGACGAACCCTTCACGGGCGTCGACGTCAATACCGAAGACGCCATCGTCAAGCTGCTGCGCTCGCTGCGCGATGAAGGACGGGTGATGCTGGTCTCCACGCACAATCTCGGCAGCGTGCCGGAGTTCTGCGATCGCACCGTGCTCCTCAACCGTACCGTGCTCGCCTATGGACCCACGGTCGAGATTTTCACCCAGGCCAATCTGGAAAAGACCTTTGGCGGCGTCTTGAGGCATTTCGTGCTGAACGAAAGCGAAAGCGGCAAGCCGCGCGCGCTTGATGTGATCACCGACGACGAGCGGGCGGTGATCTTCCAGGACGGCAAGCCGGCCAGGCACGAATCGTCATCGGACAATGGGGATCGCGGCTAG
- a CDS encoding metal ABC transporter substrate-binding protein translates to MSDRGRRAVFAAVAALGLMTEAAFAQTKFKAVTTFTVIADMARNVAGDAATVESITKPDAEIHNYQPTPGDILKAQEANLVLWNGLNLELWFERFFQRLKGVPGVVVSQGVKPMGIVEGPYKGKPNPHAWMSPNAALIYVDNIRDAFAKYDPKNAATYKANAEAYKQKISAAVAPIQTRLAAIPPERRWLVSSEGAFSYLARDFGLKELYLWPINADQQGTPQQVRKVIDAVRANKISVVFSESTISPDPAKQVARETGAKYGGVLYVDSLSAADGKVPTYIDLLRVTSETIANGLAQ, encoded by the coding sequence ATGTCTGATCGGGGTAGGCGCGCCGTTTTTGCGGCGGTTGCGGCGCTTGGGCTGATGACGGAAGCGGCGTTCGCCCAAACCAAATTCAAGGCCGTCACGACCTTCACGGTGATCGCCGACATGGCCCGGAATGTTGCCGGCGACGCGGCAACCGTCGAGTCAATCACCAAGCCCGACGCCGAAATTCATAATTATCAGCCGACGCCCGGTGACATCCTGAAGGCGCAAGAAGCAAATCTCGTGCTCTGGAACGGGCTCAATCTTGAGCTGTGGTTCGAAAGATTTTTCCAGCGCCTCAAAGGTGTTCCAGGCGTCGTCGTGTCCCAGGGCGTCAAGCCGATGGGAATCGTGGAGGGGCCCTACAAGGGCAAGCCCAACCCGCATGCCTGGATGTCGCCGAATGCGGCGCTCATCTACGTCGACAATATCCGCGACGCTTTCGCAAAGTACGATCCGAAGAACGCCGCGACCTACAAGGCAAATGCCGAGGCATACAAACAGAAGATATCAGCGGCGGTTGCTCCGATCCAGACAAGGCTCGCGGCCATTCCGCCCGAGCGCCGATGGCTGGTGTCGAGCGAGGGCGCCTTCAGCTACCTCGCCCGGGACTTCGGCCTGAAGGAACTTTATCTCTGGCCGATCAATGCGGATCAGCAGGGCACGCCGCAGCAGGTCCGCAAGGTGATCGATGCCGTGCGAGCCAACAAGATCAGCGTCGTGTTTTCCGAAAGCACTATTTCGCCGGACCCGGCCAAGCAGGTTGCCCGCGAGACCGGGGCCAAATATGGTGGTGTTCTCTATGTGGACTCGCTTAGCGCCGCCGACGGGAAGGTTCCGACCTATATCGACCTCCTACGCGTGACGTCCGAGACGATCGCAAATGGCCTCGCACAGTGA
- a CDS encoding transcriptional repressor: MRPTRQRLAVVERLFAAGGRHVSAIGLHDELARQGTRVSLCCIYSSLRRLSEIGLIHRVPVYGETAYFDTRISHHHHFYVAHEDRLIDVPSGTIKVQGVPAAPEGYDLISIDVVLRLKPSRQPMP; this comes from the coding sequence TTGCGGCCCACCCGGCAGCGTCTCGCGGTTGTAGAACGCCTTTTCGCCGCCGGCGGGCGACATGTGTCCGCCATCGGTCTCCATGACGAACTCGCCCGACAGGGTACGCGTGTGTCGTTGTGCTGCATCTACAGCAGCCTGCGCCGGCTCAGCGAGATCGGATTAATCCACCGCGTGCCGGTTTACGGAGAGACCGCTTATTTCGACACCAGGATTTCCCATCACCATCACTTCTATGTCGCTCACGAAGATCGCCTGATCGACGTGCCCAGCGGCACGATCAAGGTCCAGGGCGTTCCGGCTGCGCCCGAGGGGTACGACCTCATCAGCATCGACGTGGTGCTTCGCTTGAAGCCATCCCGCCAGCCGATGCCATAG
- a CDS encoding carbohydrate porin → MTKLRLNISVLAAIAMAEPAMAETDPVDGIPPVSIATSMPADGDPTGSRRWLAQHGITYGLVYTGEALGNVSGGVRRGSLYQGKLEAFAAVDFGKFAGWQGLSFFGNAFQIHRTAGMRGEHFNSLITISNIEAVPSTRLSELWLEQKLFDDRFGFRFGQLAADAEFFISDYSRMFLSSDWPTITGANLPSGGPAYPLATPGVRWRFDPDKNWSALVAVFNGDPGEQGTVNTTGTNFRVNDPPLLMGEVQYRHNQGKDDSGLAGIYRLGAWHHFGEFHDHRYGTDGLSLASPLSNGISRRIRGNSGVYGVVDQQIYRPVNGGPDSGIGIFSRISASPSDSSHVNFFFDGGIVFSGMIPSRPNDKFGASFIYANISNHVRAFDRDLIFHSGNGQPVRDYEMTIELSYQAQIKPGWTLQPTFQYVTHPGGHISDPDRPEWPIRNGAIFGVRTTIAY, encoded by the coding sequence GTGACTAAGTTGAGGTTGAATATTTCCGTCCTCGCAGCCATCGCGATGGCCGAACCAGCGATGGCGGAAACGGATCCTGTCGATGGCATTCCGCCCGTGTCGATCGCGACCAGCATGCCGGCCGACGGTGATCCGACCGGCAGCCGCAGATGGCTCGCCCAACACGGAATCACCTACGGGTTGGTCTATACCGGCGAAGCACTCGGCAACGTGTCCGGCGGTGTCCGTCGTGGCAGCCTGTACCAGGGCAAGCTTGAAGCGTTTGCTGCGGTCGATTTCGGGAAGTTCGCCGGATGGCAGGGATTGAGCTTCTTCGGCAATGCCTTTCAGATTCATCGAACGGCCGGAATGCGCGGTGAGCACTTCAACAGCCTGATTACGATCAGCAACATCGAGGCCGTCCCTTCGACGCGCCTTTCCGAACTATGGCTCGAGCAAAAGCTCTTCGACGATCGGTTTGGCTTTCGCTTCGGCCAGCTTGCCGCCGATGCGGAGTTCTTCATCAGCGACTACAGCAGGATGTTCTTGAGCAGCGACTGGCCCACGATCACAGGAGCCAACCTGCCCAGCGGCGGGCCGGCCTATCCTCTCGCTACACCGGGCGTGCGCTGGAGGTTTGATCCCGACAAGAACTGGTCCGCCCTCGTCGCCGTGTTCAATGGCGATCCCGGAGAACAGGGAACGGTCAACACCACCGGAACCAATTTCAGGGTCAACGATCCTCCGTTGCTGATGGGTGAGGTCCAATACCGGCACAATCAGGGAAAAGACGATAGCGGGCTGGCCGGAATTTACCGGCTGGGCGCATGGCATCACTTTGGAGAATTCCACGACCACAGGTACGGCACGGATGGACTCTCGCTTGCCTCTCCCCTGAGCAACGGCATTTCCCGCCGGATCCGCGGCAACAGCGGCGTCTACGGCGTCGTCGATCAACAGATCTACCGCCCGGTGAACGGCGGCCCCGACAGCGGCATCGGGATCTTCAGCCGGATTTCGGCCAGCCCTTCCGACAGCAGCCACGTCAACTTCTTTTTCGACGGCGGCATTGTCTTCTCCGGCATGATCCCGAGCCGCCCCAATGACAAGTTCGGCGCAAGCTTCATCTATGCGAACATTTCAAATCACGTACGGGCCTTCGATCGCGACCTGATTTTTCATTCCGGGAATGGACAGCCGGTCCGCGACTATGAGATGACGATCGAGTTGAGCTACCAGGCCCAGATCAAGCCCGGCTGGACCTTGCAGCCGACATTCCAATATGTGACTCATCCAGGCGGCCACATCTCCGATCCCGACAGGCCGGAGTGGCCGATCAGGAACGGCGCGATATTCGGCGTGCGAACGACCATTGCATATTGA
- a CDS encoding antibiotic biosynthesis monooxygenase family protein has protein sequence MTTTNSANQHLIVTAFWEVNSGEEGAVAALLKDFLPQAQREPGVKEFQIHQNVAKPREFFFYEVFAGEAAFAEHQQTDHFKDIILGQAIPKLAKRERSQFHFI, from the coding sequence ATGACAACCACCAACAGCGCCAACCAGCACCTGATCGTCACCGCATTCTGGGAGGTCAATTCCGGAGAGGAAGGTGCGGTCGCGGCACTTCTGAAAGACTTTCTTCCCCAGGCGCAGCGGGAGCCGGGCGTGAAGGAATTCCAGATTCACCAAAACGTCGCCAAGCCGCGGGAGTTCTTCTTCTACGAGGTGTTCGCGGGCGAAGCGGCATTTGCCGAGCACCAGCAAACCGACCACTTCAAGGACATCATCCTCGGGCAGGCGATACCGAAACTCGCTAAGCGCGAGCGGTCGCAGTTCCACTTCATCTGA
- a CDS encoding TetR/AcrR family transcriptional regulator, with the protein MQEPGRERTRREEYTEATRQALLAAGRDAFASEGYQAAGIEAISRAARVTRGAFYHHFEDKKALFDAVVVALQIEAAAKIEARAKTHRKVWDRLTEGIEAYLDVCLEPAYARIVIQEAPAVLGNARYREIEEAHPMALLTATLAALKRQGELDFEDIELLSRMVDAMICEMALLLPGAENPKKLRARGQKIIGSLLGGFRTA; encoded by the coding sequence ATGCAGGAACCCGGACGCGAACGAACCCGCCGCGAGGAATACACCGAGGCCACACGGCAGGCGTTGCTGGCGGCCGGACGCGATGCATTTGCGAGCGAGGGCTATCAGGCGGCGGGGATCGAGGCGATATCGCGCGCCGCGCGGGTGACGCGGGGCGCCTTCTATCACCACTTCGAGGACAAGAAGGCGCTGTTCGACGCCGTGGTCGTCGCCCTGCAGATCGAAGCCGCAGCGAAGATCGAAGCGAGAGCGAAGACGCACCGCAAGGTGTGGGATCGCTTGACCGAGGGCATCGAGGCCTATCTCGACGTCTGCCTCGAACCGGCCTATGCCCGCATCGTGATCCAGGAAGCTCCCGCGGTGCTCGGCAATGCGCGCTACCGGGAGATCGAGGAAGCCCATCCGATGGCCCTGCTCACGGCGACGCTCGCCGCGCTGAAGCGCCAGGGCGAACTGGATTTCGAGGACATCGAACTCCTGAGCCGGATGGTCGATGCGATGATCTGCGAGATGGCGCTGTTGCTGCCCGGGGCGGAGAACCCGAAAAAGCTCCGCGCCCGCGGGCAAAAGATCATCGGCAGTCTGCTCGGCGGCTTCCGCACCGCCTGA